The genomic DNA CGTCGACGGCGACCCGGCCGGGTCCATGTCCGAGGCGGTCGTGGCACTCACGTACGGGGCGTACGCGGTGCTGGACGTCTGTGCCTGCCGCGTCGGTGAGCCGGTCGGTGAGCCGGCCGGTGAGCTGGTCCCCGACGGCTCGGAGGAGGCCGTGTCCGACGAGCCGTCACCGCCCGAGGAGCACCCCGCACAGGCCATGGTCACCAGGCAAACAATCCCGGCGGCCGGCTTCAGGAAACTCCTCATTGCGCATGCACCCGCTCTCGTGATTTCTGTCTCAGGATGGAAACAAAGCGCGATTCCCAAGTGGAAAGGTGTCACACCCGACCGTGGACCTTGAATGCGGGAGAGGCACGGAATCCCCGTGAGGGAAAGTGCATAAGACGGATAAGTCGGGTGCTGAAAGGGTGCATATCGCCCATATGTGTCGGTCATTGGCTGCGCAGACGTTCTGGGATTCTCTCAGGAAAGTGACAGGATGGACCGTTTCTCATGGGCGCCTCACATGTGAAGCAAAGGAGTCGGCACATAAAGGGCCCCTAATATCCGGGGAATGCAATCCGAGTCCGACATCGAAAACCGTTCCCCTGTGCGCGGCCGCGGCCGCAAACGCGGCAATGGGTCCGAAGAGGGCCCCGTATTCGTTGACAACTCCGGGCGCAGGTCACGACTGCTGCGCCGGTTCGGGATCCTCGTCTGCGTGGCCTGTCTGGGCTACGTGGTCGTGCTCGGCATGGCGTTCATGGGGTGGGGCACCTCGCTGAGCAACTCGATCACGCCCTTCGGCGGCGGCCAGGCCGCCCCCGGCGGCGGGGGTCTCGGGCCGCAGGGCGGCGGCGCTCGCACCGGCACCCCGCCCTCGGGCGTCCCCACCGGAGCGCCCACGGGCGCCGCCCCGTCGGCGGCAGTGACCCCCGGCGCGGCCTCCTCCACCGGCGCCAACTGACCCGGAGCGCAGACACACCCATGACTAAGACGACGCCTTCGCGCGGCCGCCGGCGCGCCCCTTCCCGGATGGAACGGGCCGCCGGCAAGGCCGCCGCGCTGCAGAAACCGCGCGTGATCCTCGCCCTGCTGCTCCTGCTGGGCCTGACGAGTGTGATGCTCCTTGACGGCTACCTGCGGGGCGAGGTTTTCAGCGACCAGCGCGTACGCGACAGCGCCGCCTACGACAAGGTGCCGAAGAAGATCCTCGAAGCGGGCCCGATCTTCACGTCCAGCAACGGCACGGTGGACCCGAAGTCGGTACCGAAGAAGACCATCGTCCTGACCTTCGACGACGGTCCGAACCCCACGTACACCGAGAAGGTCCTCAAGATCCTCCAGGACAACGACGTGCCCGGCACGTTCTTCCTGGTCGGCTCGATGGTCACGCGTTACCCGGACGCCGTGAAGGACATGGTCGACCAGGGCAACGAGGTCGGCATCCACACCTTCACGCACGTCGACCTCTCGTACCAGAGCACCGCGCGCGTCGAACGCGAGCTGAACCAGACCCAGCTCGCCCTCGCGGGGGCGGCGGGCATCACGACGACGCTGTTCCGCGCGCCGTACTCGGCGGAGGCCGACGCCATCGACAACTACAGCTGGCCGGTCTACCAGCGGATGGCCAAGCTGGGCTACACCAGCGTGTTCATCGACACCGACAGCGACGACTGGAAGCAGCCGGGCGTCGCGAGCATCATCAAGACGGCCACGCCGAAGAAGAACAACGGCGCCTCGGTCCTGTTCCACGACGCGGGCGGCGACCGCGACCAGACCCTGGTGGCGTTGCCGAAGTACATCAAGAAGATGAAGGCGAAGGGCTACACCTTCACCACCGTCAGCGGCGCCCTGGCCAAGGACCGGGCGTCGACCGCCGCCGGCAGGGCGGGCGCGGGGACCGGGACCGGGCAGCAGCCGATCGATCAGACGGCGAACGGCGGGGCGGCGAACGGTGGGACGGCGAACGGTGGGACGGCGAACGGTGGGACGGCGAACGGCCGGCAGCCCGGCGCGGCTGCCGGCACGGGCACGGCCACCGGCGCGACCGCGACCTCGATCGAGCAGGCCGCCCACCGGAAGGCCACCGGCGCGACCCTGTACGAGGGCAAGGCCCTGGTCGCGGCGGTCGCCCTCGCCGAGTGGAGCATGCCGGCGCTCGCGTCCGGTCTGGTCGTCGTGGGCGTCGCCGTCATGGGCCGGTTCGCGATGATGCTCGTCCTCGCCCGCACCCACTACCGGCAGCGCAACAAGCGCCGGTTCAGCTGGGGGCCGGAGATCACCAGGCCGGTCAGCGTGATCGTGCCCGCGTACAACGAGAAGGAGTGCATCGAGAACACGATCAACTCCCTCGCGCAGTCCACGCATCCGATCGAGATCATCGTCGTCGACGACGGCTCGACGGACGGCACGGCCGACATCGTGGAGGCCATGCGGATACCCAACGTCCGGGTCCTGCGCCAGGAGAACGCGGGCAAGCCTGCCGCGCTCAACAACGGAGTGCGCAACGCCAGTTACGACATCGTCGTGATGATGGACGGCGACACCGTCTTCGAAGCGGACACCGTGCGCCGGCTCGTGCAGCCCTTCGCGGACGACGAGGTCGGCGCGGTCGCGGGCAACGCCAAGGTCGGCAACCGCGACACCGTCATCGGCGCCTGGCAGCACATCGAGTACGTGATGGGCTTCAACCTCGACCGCCGCATGTACGACCTGCTGCGCTGCATGCCCACCATTCCGGGCGCCATCGGCGCGTTCCGCCGCGAGGCGGTCCTGGAGGTCGGCGGGATGAGCGAGGACACGCTCGCCGAGGACACCGACATCACCATCGCCATGCACCGGGGCGGCTGGCGGGTCGTCTACGAGGAGCACGCGCGCGCGTGGACCGAGGCGCCCGGCTCGCTGAAGCAGCTGTGGTCCCAGCGCTACCGCTGGTCGTACGGCACCATGCAGGCGCTGTGGAAGCACCGCAAGTCCCTGACGGACCGGGGTCCATCGGGCCGCTTCGGCCGGGTCGGGATGCCGCTCGTCGTGATCTTCCAGATCGTCACGCCCGTCTTCGCGCCGCTGATCGACGTCTTCACGGTCTACTCGATGATCTTCGTGGACTTCTGGGCGTCCCTGCTCGCCTGGCTGGCGGTGCTCGTCGTCCAACTCGTCTGCGCCGCCTACGCGTTCCGGCTCGACCGCGAGAAGTACCGGTATCTCCTGATGATGCCGCTGCAACAGCTCGCGTACCGCCAGATGATGTACCTCGTCCTGATCCACTCCTGCATCACGGCCCTCACCGGCGGCCGCCTGCGCTGGCAGAAGCTGAAGCGCACGGGCGAGGTCGGCACCCCGGCGGGGGTGAGCTGATGAGCTGGGGACCCGAGCAGCAACAGGGGTACGGCTACGGGCAGCAGCCACAGCCGCAGTCACAGCCGTACGGGCAGCCCTCGCAGTCACAGCCTCAGCCGTACGGACAGCAGCAGCCACTGGCACAGCCGTACGGGCAGCAGTATCCGCCGCCGTACGGGCAGCAGCAGCCGTACGGGCAGGGGTACGTCCAGCCCGGACCGTACGAGCAGCAGTGGCAGCACGCTCCCGCGCAGCCGGAGGCCGCGGCCGTCACCAGCACGGTCCAGATGGATCCGGTCCCGGCGGCACCCGAAGCGGAAGCGCCCGAGGGCGCGACATCGGGGGCGGACGCCCCGGCACCGGGGGCGGACGCTCCGGAACCCCGGCCGAAGGCGAAAGCCGGCGGGCGCGACCGCTACTTCGACGCGCTGCGCGCCGTCGCGCTGGTCCGTGTCGTGACGTACCACACCTTCGGCTGGGCCTGGGCCGGCCTGGTCTTCCCGTCCATGGGTGTGATGTTCGCGCTCGCCGGCACCCTGATGGCGAAGTCGCTGGAGCGTCCCGCGCTCAAGGTGGTCAAGAGCCGGATGCGCCGGCTCCTGCCCCCCTTCTGGTTCTGGGGAGTCTTCGTCGTGCTGGCGATGATGATCCATGGCTGGATGCCGGGCTGGGAGATCGTCTACTGGATCGTGCCGGTCGGCGACCCGCCGGGCAACGCGTGGGGCTCGCAGGCGTACGAGATCCTCTGGTACCTGCGCACGTACCTCTGGTTCGTCTGGCTCTCCCCGGTGCTCCTGTGGGTGTTTCGCAAGGCGCCGATCCCGGTGCTGCTGCTCTCCCTCGTCCCGATCGTGGTCTTCCAGTTCGGCTGGCAGCCGCCGTGGAACCGCTTCGGCAGCGCGCTGACGGACATCGCCACCTATCTGTTCTGCTGGCTCGTCGGCTTCGCGCACCGCGAGGGCGTGCTCCAGCGGCTGAAGCCCGTCGCGGTGGTCGCGCTGTCGCTGGCCGCGCTCGCGTACGGCGGCTGGTACGCCTTCGCGCACCAGGGGGAGTTCGGCACCTACGACCTGGACGAGAACCCGCTCGCCCAGGCCTTCTGGTCGGCCGGCTTCGTGGCGCTGCTGATGTACTTCAAGGCGCACTACGACGTCGACTTCGCGTGGCTGGCCCGCTTCAAGCGGCTCGACCGGATCGTGACGATCTTCAACGGGCGAGCGGTGACGATCTATCTGTGGCACGAGATCGCGCTGATCCTCGCGGTCCCGCTGATCGACCAGTTCTGGAAGGTGCCCGCCTTCGAGAAGTGGCTGCCGCTGGAGAGCCAGTGGTTCATGTTCGGCATCGGCTGGGCGCTGATCTGGATCGCCGTCCCGCTGGTGGGCTGGGTCGAGGACGTGGCCGCGAAGAAGAAGCCGAAGCTGCTGCCCTGAGGAGCAGTTCACCGACCGGCGTACGGGCCGGGCGCCTCCGACGCGCCCGGCCCGTGCTGCCACAATGGGGGCGTGACCCGCGCATCTCTGGACAAGCAGCCGCACGAAGTCGCCTCGATGTTCGACGACGTGGCGGAACGGTACGACCTGACGAACGACCTGCTGTCGCTCGGACAGGACCGGGTGTGGCGCCGGGAGGTCGCGAAGGCGGTCGACGCCCGGCCCGCGCAGAAGATCCTGGACCTGGCGGCGGGCACCGCCACCTCCTCGCTCCCCTTCGCCCGTGCGGGTGCGTACGTCGTCCCCTGTGACTTCTCCCTCGGGATGCTTCGCGTCGGCAAGAAGAACCACCCCTGGCTGCCGCTCACGGCGGGCGACGCGACGAAGCTGCCCTTCAAGGACGACACCTTCGACGCGGTGACGATCTCCTTCGGGCTGCGCAATGTCCAGGACACCGATACCGCGCTGAGCGAGCTGTACCGGGTGACCAAGCCGGGCGGCCGCGTCGTGATCTGCGAGTTCTCGCACCCGACGTGGGCGCCGTTCCGCACGGTCTACACCGAGTACCTGATGCGCGCGCTGCCGCCGGTCGCCCGTGCCGTCTCGTCCAACCCCGACGCGTACGTCTATCTCGCCGAGTCGATCCGCGCCTGGCCGACCCAGCCCGAGCTGGCCGAGCGGCTGCGCAAGGCCGGCTGGTCGAAGGTGGCGTGGCGGAACCTGACGGGCGGAGTCGTGGCGCTGCACCGGGGATTCAAGGCCGTCTAGCCCCAGATTCCTGAGGTGCCGGTCAATTCATCCGTACGAGGGTGGGGCTGACGGGAACCGGTCAACGAAAATCTCCGTCCGTTGCTTACGTCCGATCACGGCATGAGACTTATGAATGACGGAGCGTTTGCATGGCGTCGTACTGCCCGCACTGCGGGGCACCCTCTCCCGCCGAGGCCCGCTTCTGCATGCGGTGCGGGCGCGAACGGGTAGCGGTGGCGTCCGACGCGTCCGACGTATCCGACGCGTCCGAAGCACCCGACGCATCTGCGCCCGAGGTGTCTGCGGCGCCCGAGGTGCCCGAGGTGTCCGCCGTTTCGCCGGTCGCGCCTCCCGCCGTCCCGCCCGTCGCGCCTCCCGTCGGCCCGCCGCCCCCGGCGTACGCCCCCGGTCCCGCCCGGCCCTCGCCCGTCGGCGCCTTCCTCGGCCGTACCTTCCGCGGTGACTGGGCCGGAGCCGCACAGGCCGCGCTGTGGCCCGTAGGACTGCTGCTGGTCTCCGCCGTGGCCCTGGGAATCCCCAAGTACGGGCAGGACTCCGAGGAATTCGTCGGCTTCGGCGACCGGCTGCGGATCGCGCTGGCGCTGCTGCTCCAGGCGCTCGGCGGCGGCTTCGAGGTGAAGGCCGCGTCGGGCTCCGGCTACGGCTACGGCTCCGGTACCGGGTTCGGCGGCGGCTACGACCAGGGAGCGGCCGGGGACGTCACGGGCGGGGGTTCCTTCTCGCTGGTGCCGCTGACGGTCACGGTCCTGTGGATCGCCGCGCTCTGCGTCGGCGTACGCCTCCTGCGCGGGCGGCTCGCGGTGCGCGCCCCGGGCAGTCCGACCGCCGGACTCGAGGCCGCCGTGCGGGTGGCGCTCCTGGTGACCGGAGCCGTACTGCTCCTCGGCCTCTTCGCCCAGCCCACCATCGCGGGCGTCGAGATCTCCGCCTCCCCGGCGCTCTCCGCACTGGGTGCCCTGCTGCTCTCCCTCGCCGTGGCCTGCGGCGTGCTGCACCGCGTCGGCCCGGACCAGTGGTGGGCCGCTCACCCCGGCGCCCGGACGCTGCTGCGCGCCACGGGTACGGCGCTGCGCGCCCTGACCGTCGTCCTCGCGCTCTGCTCGGTCGTCGCGTTCATCACCGTCGCCCGGCTCGACGACCTGGACCAGGCGTGGAGCGCGGACGGCGTCTCACCGCTCCTGGTCGCGCTCCTCGTACTGCCCAACCTCGCCGTGCTGGCGCTCGGTCTTTCCTGGGGCGTGCCCGTCGGGGCGCGGGCGCAGGGGAGTTCGCCGTACGGCGGCGGCTACGAGCACCACGCCTTCGGGCTCTCCGAACTGGCCGACGTCACCAACGCCTGGGCGGTCGTGGGCGCGCTGGCGCTCGGTGTGGTCTGCGCGCTGATCCTGGGCGTCGTCGCCGCGCGCCGCTCGACGAGCCGCGGGGAACAGCTGCTGGCGGCGGGCGTCTTCCTCGGCCTGTTCCTGATCCTGGCCGGGCTCGGCGGCCTCGGCACCGAGATGTCGGGCAGTACGTCCTCGGACTTCGGTTCCTCGGGCCTGTCCGCGGGCGGCACGCTCGACGCGGGGCTGAGCTTCCCCGAGGCACTGCTCTTCGGGCTGCTGTGGATCTCCGCGGCGACGTTCGTGGCGCCGTATCTGGTGCGGGTGGCCGGCGGACGGACGGGCATGAGCGCACCGCCCACGGTTCCGCCGGGCCCGCCGGTTTCCCCGGTTTCCCCGGTTTCCCCGGTTTCCCCGGTTTCCCCGGTTCCGCCGGTTCCGCCGGTTTCCCCGGTTCCGCAGACTCCGGTGGGCCGGCCGATGCCGCCCGTGCCGCCGGTGCCGAGCACGCCCGCGCACACTCCCACCGCGTACGACCTCCACGCCTTCCCACTCGGCCCGCAGCCGCCCGCCGCCGCCCCGAAGCCCCGCAGCCGCGCCGTGGTCTGGGCTGTGACGCTCGCCGTCGCGTTCGTCGTGGGCGGGGGCGCGGCGGCCGGTGTGCTGGTCTGGCAGGACCACCAGAAGGGCGATACGTCCTCCGGCAAACCGAGGACGAAGCCGACGGCGACGGCCTCCGACTCGCCGTCGGCGACGCCGTTCGCGGACCCGACGAGCGGGGCGACGGACACGGCCACGGACGAAGCGACGGACAGGGCGACGGACGGGGCCACCGGCGAAGCCACTGCCTCCCCCTTCGAACTTCCCGCCGGCTACCACCGGTTGGACGACCCCTTCGGTTTCTCCCTCGCCGTACCCGACGTCTGGGCGCGCGAGGGCGTGAAGAACGGCACGCAGGTGACGTACGCGGGCTCGACCGGTCTGGAGCACGTGCAGGTCGGCGTCATCGCGAACGCGGGCTACACCTCGTACGACAACTTCCTGACCCTGGAGAAGACGGCGAAGAAGAAGGACGCCGGCTACCAGCGGATCAGGCTGGAGCGGAACACCTTCCAGGGCCGCGACGGCGCGATCTGGGAGTACACGTACACCGACGGGTCCGGCCGCACCGTCCACGCGGCGGACCAGGGCTATGTCGCCGAGGACGGCACCGAGTACGCGATCATGCTCGTCGGCAAGGACGAGCTGTGGGAGGGCGGCCTGGCCGAGACGTTCCGGGTCGCCCTCGACTCCTGGCAGCTCACCTGAGGACCTTGAAGGGGTCACCCGGTTCGTCCAGCTCGCGGCGCAGCCCGCCCGGTGGCGGAATGGGCCGGCGCGGCTCGTGCACCCCCGCGCCCCCGCCGCCCCCGCCCTCGCCGAGGTCGAACCACACGGTGACCACGGCACCGCGCGGCACCTCCGTGCCGGGCGGGGGATATTGGCGCACGACGAAGTCGAGGAACGTGAGAGGGGAGTCGGGGCGGTCCGGCGCGGCGAGCAGCACGCCGCCCGCCTCGGCCGTCTCGCGCGCGTCCACGGCCATCAGGCCGACAAGCCGCGGCACGCGCACTTCGGGTGTTTTGGGCGGTATATGCACAGATGTCACCCCCAGCGGTACTGGAAGGGTAACCGCACGGGGGTGTCGGCCGGAAGCGTCAGATGTCTTTCTGTAGCAGTTGGTTACATACAGTCACAGCTCGCGTCGGTAGCAGTGCCCGAGTCGCTGGGCGGTCGGCGTGGTGAAGGTCTCCACCAGCTCCATGCCGAGACGTCGGGTCACGGCGATGGAGCGTTCGTTGCGGGCGTCGACCATGGCGACGACGCCGGACACGCCCGCCGCGCGCACCCGTTCGAGGGTGGCGTGCGCGGCGGCGGTGACGTACCCCTTGCCCCAGTGGGCCCGCCCGAGCCGCCAGCCGATCTCGATCTCGCCCTTCGGGCCCCACTCGTGCGGCCACGGCTGCGCGCCCGTGAAGCCGATGACCTCGCCCGACTCGTCGAGCAAGGTCCACAGACAGAAGCCGCGCTCGGCGTCGTGCCTGCGCTGACGGGCGGTGAGCTCCTCGTAGACCGACAGTTCGGCGGCCTTGCCGCCGTGGAACTCCATGACCTCGGGGTCGGCGAAGATCCGGTGCCAGGCGAAGGCGTCCTCGTCGGTGGGGACGCGCAGCCGTACGTCGGGGAGAGCTCTGTTCACAGGGGCAGCCCTTCAGGCAGGTGGGTCGGTACCGCTGAATAGACTGCCCATGTCCAGTGCCCGTCAGCACGTTGATTTCGAGTCTTGGGGAGCCCCCGCCGTGACCGAGCCCCAGCCCCTCTCCGAACACACCGCCGATGTGATCGTCGTCGGGGCCGGGCCAGCCGGTTCGACGACGGCGTACTACCTGGCGAAGGCCGGTCTGGACGTCCTCCTGCTGGAGAAGACCGCCTTCCCGCGCGAGAAGGTCTGTGGCGACGGCCTGACGCCGCGCGCCACGAAGCAGCTGGTCGCGATGGGCATCGACATCTCCGAGGAGGCGGGCTGGCTCAGGAACAAGGGCCTGCGCATCATCGGCGGCGGTGTCCGGCTCCAGCTGGACTGGCCGGATCTCGCCTCGTTCCCGGACTACGGCCTCGTCCGCAAGCGCGACGACTTCGACGAGCAACTGGCCCGTCAGGCACAGAAGGCGGGCGCGCGGCTGTACGAGCGCTGCAACGTCGGCGCGCCGATCATCGACGACCGCACGGGCCGCATCACAGGCGTCCACGCGAAGCTCGGTGACGCCGACTCGAAGGAGAAGCGCGAGGTCACCTTCCACGCCCCGCTGGTGGTGGCGGCGGACGGCAACTCGACGCGCCTGTCCCTGGCGATGGGCCTGCATCGCCGCGAGGACCGCCCGATGGGCGTGGCCGTGCGTACGTACTTCACGAGCCCGCGGCACGAGGACGACTACCTCGAGTCCTGGCTGGAGCTGTGGGACCGCCGAGGCCCCGGCGAGGACCGGCTCCTGCCGGGCTACGGCTGGATCTTCGGCATGGGCGACGGCACGTCCAACGTCGGCCTCGGCGTCCTCAACACCTCCGACTCCTTCAAGGAACTGGACTGGCGGGAAGTCCTGAAGGCGTGGTGCGCCTCGATGCCGGAGGACTGGGGATACACGCCCGAGAACATGACGGGCCCGATCCGCGGCGCCGCGCTGCCGATGGCCTTCAACCGTCAGCCCCACTACACGCGCGGGCTGCTGCTCGTCGGCGACGCCGGCGGCCTGGTGAACCCGTTCAACGGCGAGGGCATCGCGTACGCCATGGAGTCCGGCCAGCTCGCGGCCGACGTCATCGTCCAGGCCCACGCCCGTGCGACCCCCGCCCAGCGTGAGATCGCGCTCCAGCGCTACCCGCGCGTGCTCAAGGACACGTACGGCGGCTACTACACGCTGGGCCGGGCCTTCGTGAAGCTGATCGGCAACCCGAAGGTCATGAAGATCGCGGCGGAGCGCGGCCTCACGCACCCGCTCCTGATGAAGTTCACCCTGAAGATGCTCGCCAACCTGACGGACCCCACGGGCGGCGACGCGATGGACCGGATCATCAACGGGCTGTCGAAGGTGGCGCCGAAGGCGTGACGCCCCGGTGCGGGCGGCATGACGCAACACGGCTCCACGCCCCGCGTGACCGTCCGCCCGCGCTGCCCGCGCCTTCTCCGCCCGCTGTCCCTCTGCCATGACTCCCGGCGATCCGGGCGTCGAGCGGTGTGCGATCCGGGTGCGCGATCCGGGAGTTGACCGACATGTCCGGTGTGAGGTGATGTGACTGTGGGGCGCCCGTCCCGAAGGAGGGGCGCCCCACAGACGGGACTTCGGCGCGTCGCCGGGTCAGAGCACGCGCACCGCACCGGTCGGCGGGTCGTACGAGAGGGGCTTCTCGACGACGCCGGTGGACGGGTTCTGCGCGCCGACGAACATGCCGTCGCCGACGTACACCCCCACGTGGTACGCGCTGCCCGCGCCACCCCAGTACAGGATGTCGCCCGGCTGCAGGTTGCTCAGCGAGACCTGGGTGCCCGCCGTCGACTGGTCCTGCGAGACGCGCGGCAGACTCACACCGACCTGCTTGAACGCGGCCTGGACGAGGCCGGAGCAGTCCCACGAGTTGGGGCCGGTGCCGCCGGAGACGTACGCGTCGCCGATCTGCGCCTTGACGAACGCGATGACCGCCGCGGCCGAACCGGTGGCCGTGGACGTGGACGTGGACGTCGACGTGCCCGTAGAGGCGCTCGCCGAGGCGCTGAGGGTGGCCCGCTCGGCGCTGCGCGAGGCGGCACGCTCGGCAGCTGCCCTGCGTGCGGCCTCGGCCTTCTTCGTGGCCTCCGCCTTCTTCTTCGCGTCGGCCAGGTCCGACTTGGCCTGCTTTGCGGCCTTGGCGGCGGCCGCGTCACGCTCGGCCTGCAGCTCGTAGTTGGCCGCTGCCTGCTGGGTGGCGTCCGCGGACTGCGCGACCTGAGTGGCCAGGTCGGCCGTCAGGGTGGGCAGTTCCACGGTCTGCGTCACGGGTTCGGCCGCGTTCGCCGCACCGGCAGCGCCGGCCACTGCCAGGGTGCTGAGAACGCCACCGGCGACTCCGGCGCGCACCGAGATTTTCGGGGTGCTGCGGCGGGGCTTCCGATGGCTTCGTATGTGAGCGGTGTGGGACATGGGTACAAGCGGTACCAGGGGCTCCTCCATACCTTCAAGAAACGTGTGGTGCGCCACAGTTGTTCAATCGATGCCCCGAATCCTGGGCGCGCCGTTCTTTATTGACGCCGTAACGGGCATTGCGGACACCGCGGATCAAGCCTGTGATCACGGTCTTTCATCGTTACGCCCGAATTGCCCTGCACCTACCACCGGTTGTGCCCGGTGGCCAAGCCCGGTTTATTTGACCCCCCTGCGGATGTGGCACAGGTCACAGTTCGGCCGCCCGAGCGAGGGCGTCCCGCGCGGGGCCGACGAGCGCGCCCGCTCGTGAATGCGTGCACGCGTCCACTTCCGTCCGCTTCTCTTCCCTCGGGGGTGTGAACGGGCCCCACTATCAAGGGATCTGGTCCAGCACCAATTTGCCCTGAGTGGACGCGCCTTGATAATGCAAGACCGCCTCGACCAGCGGCGACGAGGGAAAATGTCACCGCTTGGTGATCACTCGGATGCTTCGCGTATGAAGATCACCGCTCATCCGGCTTCATGATCCTTCGCCAGGTGGCAGAGATCACAAACTCCTTACTTACCCCCGTGTCGCAGATCACAGACCGCCGGGCATAGGATGCGCAGCAGTTGGGCTTGTGACCTGCTTCACATGTACGCGATCTTCGTCGGGACGCACGGGGTTCGTGGGACGTGTGAGGCGGGAGTGCTCGCCCGACGCAACCTCCCCCAAGGTCTCGGCTCCGCTCGACCAGGGGGGACCCCCATGCAGTCAGTGCCGACTGAGAGGAGCGAGGAGCGTGAACGCGTATGCGCCGATCCTCGTACTGGGAGCCCTCGGGGCAGGCTTTGCGATCTTCTCCGTGGTCATGGCCACGCTGATCGGTCCGAAGCGGTACAACCGGGCCAAGCTCGAGGCGTACGAGTGCGGTATCGAGCCGACCCCCACGCCGGCCGGCGGCGGGCGCTTCCCCATCAAGTACTACCTGACGGCGATGCTCTTCATCGTCTTCGACATCGAGATCGTCTTCCTCTACCCCTGGGCCGTCACCTTCGACGCCCTGGGTGTTTTCGGGCTCGTGGAGATGCTGCTCTTCGTGCTCACCGTCTTCGTCGCGTACGCGTACGTATGGCGGCGCGGCGGTCTGGAATGGGACTGAGGGGCCTTTAACGACATGGGACTCGAAGAAAAGCTGCCGAGCGGATTCCTGCTGACGACCGTCGAGCAGGCCGCGGGCTGGGTGCGCAAGGCGTCCGTCTTCCCCGCCACCTTCGGCCTGGCGTGCTGCGCCATCGAGATGATGACCACCGGCGCCGGCCGCTACGACCTCGCGCGCTTCGGCATGGAGGTCTTCCGCGGCTCACCGCGCCAGGCGGATCTGATGATCGTGGCCGGCCGGGTCAGCCAGAAGATGGCGCCGGTGCTCAGGCAGGTCTATGACCAGATGCCCAACCCCAAGTGGGTGATCTCC from Streptomyces avermitilis MA-4680 = NBRC 14893 includes the following:
- a CDS encoding NADH-quinone oxidoreductase subunit A; the encoded protein is MNAYAPILVLGALGAGFAIFSVVMATLIGPKRYNRAKLEAYECGIEPTPTPAGGGRFPIKYYLTAMLFIVFDIEIVFLYPWAVTFDALGVFGLVEMLLFVLTVFVAYAYVWRRGGLEWD
- a CDS encoding C40 family peptidase; protein product: MSHTAHIRSHRKPRRSTPKISVRAGVAGGVLSTLAVAGAAGAANAAEPVTQTVELPTLTADLATQVAQSADATQQAAANYELQAERDAAAAKAAKQAKSDLADAKKKAEATKKAEAARRAAAERAASRSAERATLSASASASTGTSTSTSTSTATGSAAAVIAFVKAQIGDAYVSGGTGPNSWDCSGLVQAAFKQVGVSLPRVSQDQSTAGTQVSLSNLQPGDILYWGGAGSAYHVGVYVGDGMFVGAQNPSTGVVEKPLSYDPPTGAVRVL
- a CDS encoding geranylgeranyl reductase family protein; this translates as MTEPQPLSEHTADVIVVGAGPAGSTTAYYLAKAGLDVLLLEKTAFPREKVCGDGLTPRATKQLVAMGIDISEEAGWLRNKGLRIIGGGVRLQLDWPDLASFPDYGLVRKRDDFDEQLARQAQKAGARLYERCNVGAPIIDDRTGRITGVHAKLGDADSKEKREVTFHAPLVVAADGNSTRLSLAMGLHRREDRPMGVAVRTYFTSPRHEDDYLESWLELWDRRGPGEDRLLPGYGWIFGMGDGTSNVGLGVLNTSDSFKELDWREVLKAWCASMPEDWGYTPENMTGPIRGAALPMAFNRQPHYTRGLLLVGDAGGLVNPFNGEGIAYAMESGQLAADVIVQAHARATPAQREIALQRYPRVLKDTYGGYYTLGRAFVKLIGNPKVMKIAAERGLTHPLLMKFTLKMLANLTDPTGGDAMDRIINGLSKVAPKA
- a CDS encoding NuoB/complex I 20 kDa subunit family protein translates to MGLEEKLPSGFLLTTVEQAAGWVRKASVFPATFGLACCAIEMMTTGAGRYDLARFGMEVFRGSPRQADLMIVAGRVSQKMAPVLRQVYDQMPNPKWVISMGVCASSGGMFNNYAIVQGVDHIVPVDIYLPGCPPRPEMLIDAILKLHQKIQSSKLGVNAEEAAREAEEAALKALPTIEMKGLLR